One part of the Nitrosophilus kaiyonis genome encodes these proteins:
- a CDS encoding EscU/YscU/HrcU family type III secretion system export apparatus switch protein — protein MQKKEAVALKYNKKNDNAPKVVAKGKGNIAENILKKAKEYNIPIKEDPDLLEVLSKLDIYEEIPPKLYKAVANILIFIYNNKKEKK, from the coding sequence ATGCAAAAAAAAGAGGCAGTTGCGTTAAAATATAATAAAAAAAATGACAATGCTCCAAAAGTTGTTGCAAAAGGAAAAGGAAATATTGCAGAAAATATTTTAAAAAAAGCAAAAGAGTATAATATACCTATAAAAGAAGATCCTGATCTTTTAGAGGTATTATCAAAACTTGATATTTATGAAGAGATTCCTCCAAAACTTTATAAAGCAGTTGCAAATATTTTAATATTTATATATAACAATAAAAAGGAGAAAAAATGA
- a CDS encoding CBS domain-containing protein, with the protein MTAGELCIRETVIAYENDSITDAARLMRKFHVGDIVIVEESEDGRIPVGILTDRDIVVEIVALQANPDDILIKDVMSKDLLIAKEKDDIYETLERMKDKGVKRVPVVDIYGYLIGILSSDDILELISQELNDLVKIFYKEIDKEEKKLGS; encoded by the coding sequence ATGACAGCTGGAGAACTTTGTATAAGAGAAACAGTTATCGCTTATGAAAATGATAGTATAACTGATGCTGCAAGATTGATGAGAAAGTTTCATGTTGGAGATATAGTGATAGTTGAAGAGAGTGAAGATGGAAGAATACCTGTAGGCATTTTAACTGATAGAGATATTGTTGTAGAAATAGTAGCTTTACAAGCAAATCCAGATGATATTTTAATTAAAGATGTTATGAGTAAGGATCTTTTAATTGCAAAAGAAAAAGATGATATTTATGAAACTTTAGAGAGAATGAAAGATAAAGGTGTCAAAAGAGTACCAGTTGTTGATATATATGGATATTTAATAGGAATTTTATCAAGTGATGATATATTAGAACTAATTTCACAAGAACTAAATGATTTAGTAAAGATTTTTTATAAAGAGATTGATAAAGAAGAAAAAAAGCTTGGAAGTTAA
- the recO gene encoding recombination protein RecO — translation MQGFILKITKAKNEDLIVNILTQKHLYTLYRFYGARHSIINLGYKIDFEIEYSQKAYLPRLRHITHLGFNWLLNNQKVLLWQQFIQRFYEHLKDLYEVDNIYFDILDKSSKIWEKQNPKRVAIESYVKLLEFEGRLHKDFRCFICNEKIEKDLSLARGFLPAHSHCIHSNIYPKKEIEYLFNNKKTLFLDDKIIDNLWNILMEGF, via the coding sequence ATGCAAGGTTTTATATTAAAAATTACAAAAGCAAAAAATGAAGATTTAATTGTAAATATTTTAACACAAAAACATCTTTATACTCTTTATAGATTTTATGGTGCAAGACATAGTATTATAAACCTTGGATATAAGATAGATTTTGAAATTGAATATTCTCAAAAAGCATATCTTCCAAGATTAAGACATATAACTCACCTTGGATTCAATTGGCTTTTAAACAATCAAAAAGTTCTCCTTTGGCAACAATTTATTCAAAGATTTTATGAGCATTTAAAAGATCTATATGAAGTTGATAATATCTATTTTGATATCTTAGATAAAAGCTCTAAAATTTGGGAAAAACAAAATCCCAAAAGAGTTGCAATTGAGAGCTATGTTAAACTTTTAGAATTTGAAGGAAGACTCCATAAAGATTTTAGATGTTTTATCTGTAATGAAAAAATTGAAAAAGATCTCTCATTAGCAAGAGGTTTTTTACCTGCTCATTCTCATTGTATACATTCAAATATATATCCAAAAAAAGAGATTGAATATCTATTTAATAATAAAAAAACTCTTTTTTTGGATGATAAAATTATAGATAATCTATGGAATATTTTAATGGAGGGATTTTAA
- the gltB gene encoding glutamate synthase large subunit, translating to MDILTSYKDNCGFGLLADIYNRPSHKNVLDAVKSLERMMHRGAIAADGKSGDGSGLLFSLPKKFLEKKAGEAGVALPKDYAVAMVFYKDEKNLEVFEEICEKNDLKVLLIREVPVDTTALGELALKTLPKIVQIYVEPNSLMAVKRFEALLYLTRREIELKLKDDKDFYIPTFSNKVIAYKGLVMPTYIKKFYPDLEDPDFEASFALFHQRFSTNTLPEWRLAQPFRAIAHNGEINSITANRFNVMAKCEALKSEVFSDEELKRILPILEEGASDSKSLDNFFEFLLINGIDFFKAARSIIPAPWQNAPHMDANLRAFYEYSSTCFEAWDGPAAVSMTDGRYIGCVLDRNGLRPAKYIITKDNRLIIASEYGILQIPEEDILERGRLQSGEMIALDLKYGKILKNEDINEYLKNSKPYAKWLNENMVYLQEHVENPFGNLEDYKIEDIVHKQRFYNITHEVIEQVIEPMIKDGKEAVGSMGDDTPLAAFSKHQRSFTDFFKQKFAQVTNPPIDPIREKIVMSLNTGFGEIHNILDEDPNHACRLKSVSPILTKDKLDVLISYGDEKHPRFKENYKAKTFSTAFDKDLKISLQKLADVVVKAVKEEKIRIVIFDDRELSQFKKTMPMALVIGKVNQTLLKEKIRHLVSMIAITGEVYDSHSAAVLIGYGASAVYPYLLFATVYEYLKKKKDLSAYEIRNEFKNVHKAINGGLLKIMSKMGISTIASYRNSALFDIIGLDKDIVEECFKGSHCHLSGLTYEDLEERLENYHKKAYEIDLTKRVFPLELGGFYKYIDKTEYHDFAPNTVNQIHTASITGDKEDFKKLKNMVDGRGFRMIRDFFEFKSDRKPIDIDEVEPVENIFKRFASAAMSLGSISPEAHECIAEAMNKIGAQSNSGEGGEDAARFGTIKNSKIKQVASGRFGVTPAYLRSAEEIQIKIAQGAKPGEGGQLPGHKVTELIAKLRHTIPGVTLISPPPHHDIYSIEDLAQLIFDLKQINPDAKIAVKLVSTAGVGTIATGVAKAYADKIIISGGEGGTGAAPLSSIKFAGNPWELGLAEAHNALKANHLRSFVHLQTDGGLKTGLDIVKAALLGAESYAFGTGVLTILGCKILRVCHLNRCTVGIATQHKFLRDHYVGTVDRLINYFTLLAEDVREILANLGYRSLEEIIGRSDLLKVVETNFAKKFDFSSVLQRLEGPDTCQVKSNEPFDKNEFEKEVLKEIYQAIENPDSTITIRKKIENINRSFGARISGEIAKYYGDSGLKDGTINIELEGVAGQSLGAFLINGVNIYLKGAANDYVGKGMHGGKIVITGKKHGEKFSLAGNTCLYGATGGKLFVAGSVGERFAVRNSGALAVVEGTGDHACEYMTGGIVVVLGKTGINFGAGMTGGLAFVYDKEHEFAEKINQELIEARRIDTDEYDEARHYLKRLLKIYYNETKSEKAKNILENFRMELRNFWMVRPKELTKVPLNLEEGE from the coding sequence ATGGATATATTAACAAGTTATAAAGACAATTGTGGTTTTGGTTTGCTTGCAGATATTTATAATAGACCAAGCCATAAAAATGTTTTGGATGCAGTAAAATCTTTAGAGAGAATGATGCATAGAGGCGCAATTGCTGCAGATGGTAAAAGTGGTGATGGAAGTGGGCTTTTGTTTTCTCTTCCAAAAAAGTTTTTAGAAAAAAAAGCTGGTGAAGCCGGAGTTGCTCTTCCAAAAGATTATGCAGTTGCTATGGTTTTTTATAAAGATGAAAAAAATCTTGAAGTTTTTGAAGAAATTTGTGAAAAAAATGATTTGAAAGTTTTGTTAATTAGAGAGGTACCTGTAGATACTACTGCTTTAGGAGAACTTGCTTTAAAAACATTACCAAAAATTGTTCAAATATATGTAGAACCTAACTCTTTAATGGCAGTAAAAAGATTTGAAGCTCTGCTTTATTTAACAAGAAGAGAGATAGAACTTAAATTAAAAGATGATAAAGATTTCTATATTCCTACATTTTCAAATAAGGTCATAGCATATAAAGGCCTTGTTATGCCAACATATATCAAAAAGTTTTATCCAGATTTAGAAGATCCAGATTTTGAAGCAAGTTTTGCACTATTTCACCAAAGATTTTCGACAAATACACTTCCTGAGTGGAGACTTGCTCAACCATTTAGAGCAATTGCTCATAATGGTGAGATAAATTCCATAACAGCAAATAGATTTAATGTAATGGCTAAATGTGAAGCTTTAAAAAGTGAAGTGTTTAGCGATGAAGAGCTTAAAAGAATCTTGCCAATACTTGAAGAGGGTGCAAGTGATAGTAAAAGTTTAGATAACTTTTTTGAGTTTTTACTTATTAATGGAATCGATTTTTTTAAAGCAGCACGTTCTATAATTCCTGCTCCTTGGCAAAATGCACCACATATGGATGCAAATTTAAGAGCTTTTTATGAGTATTCAAGTACATGCTTTGAGGCTTGGGATGGTCCAGCTGCAGTAAGTATGACTGATGGTAGATATATTGGATGTGTTCTTGATAGAAATGGATTAAGACCAGCAAAATACATAATTACTAAAGATAATAGATTAATTATTGCAAGTGAATATGGAATATTACAAATCCCAGAAGAAGATATTTTAGAGAGAGGAAGACTTCAAAGTGGTGAGATGATTGCCCTTGATTTAAAATATGGGAAAATATTAAAAAATGAAGATATTAATGAATATTTAAAAAATTCAAAACCATATGCAAAATGGCTAAATGAAAATATGGTTTATCTTCAAGAGCATGTTGAGAACCCATTTGGAAATTTAGAAGATTATAAAATTGAAGATATTGTTCATAAACAGAGATTTTACAATATTACTCATGAAGTTATTGAACAGGTAATAGAGCCTATGATTAAAGATGGCAAAGAGGCTGTTGGCTCAATGGGTGATGATACTCCACTTGCTGCTTTTAGCAAGCATCAAAGAAGTTTTACAGACTTTTTCAAACAAAAATTTGCTCAAGTTACAAATCCGCCAATTGATCCTATTAGAGAGAAAATTGTAATGAGTTTAAATACAGGATTTGGTGAAATACACAATATTTTAGATGAAGATCCAAATCATGCTTGCAGACTAAAATCTGTATCTCCAATTCTAACAAAAGATAAACTTGATGTATTAATTTCATATGGTGATGAAAAACATCCAAGATTTAAAGAAAATTATAAAGCAAAAACATTTTCAACTGCATTTGATAAAGATTTAAAAATTTCTCTTCAAAAATTAGCTGATGTAGTGGTAAAAGCTGTAAAAGAAGAAAAAATTAGAATAGTTATATTTGATGATAGAGAATTGAGCCAATTTAAGAAAACTATGCCAATGGCATTAGTAATAGGAAAAGTTAATCAAACACTTTTAAAAGAAAAAATTAGGCATCTTGTCTCTATGATAGCAATCACTGGCGAGGTTTATGATTCTCACTCTGCTGCTGTTTTAATAGGTTATGGAGCTTCAGCTGTTTATCCTTATCTTCTGTTTGCAACTGTTTATGAATATCTTAAAAAGAAAAAAGATTTAAGTGCATATGAGATTAGAAATGAGTTTAAAAATGTACATAAAGCTATAAATGGTGGCCTTTTAAAAATAATGTCAAAAATGGGTATATCAACTATAGCTTCTTATAGAAATAGTGCTCTATTTGATATTATTGGACTTGATAAAGATATAGTAGAAGAGTGTTTTAAAGGTTCACATTGTCATTTAAGTGGATTAACTTATGAGGATTTAGAAGAGAGATTAGAAAATTATCATAAAAAAGCTTATGAAATTGATTTAACAAAAAGAGTTTTTCCACTTGAACTTGGAGGATTTTATAAATATATAGATAAAACTGAATATCACGATTTTGCGCCAAATACTGTAAATCAGATTCATACTGCAAGTATTACAGGAGATAAAGAGGACTTTAAAAAATTAAAAAATATGGTTGATGGTCGTGGTTTTAGAATGATAAGAGACTTTTTTGAATTTAAAAGTGATAGAAAACCAATAGATATAGATGAAGTGGAACCTGTTGAAAATATATTTAAAAGATTTGCAAGTGCTGCTATGAGTCTTGGTTCAATTTCTCCAGAAGCTCATGAGTGCATAGCTGAAGCTATGAATAAGATTGGAGCTCAAAGTAACTCAGGTGAAGGTGGAGAGGATGCAGCAAGATTTGGAACGATTAAAAACTCTAAAATCAAACAGGTTGCTAGCGGTAGATTTGGTGTAACTCCAGCTTATTTAAGAAGTGCCGAAGAGATACAGATAAAAATTGCTCAAGGCGCAAAACCAGGAGAAGGTGGACAGCTTCCTGGACATAAAGTTACTGAACTTATTGCAAAATTAAGACATACAATTCCAGGAGTTACACTAATTTCTCCTCCGCCACACCATGATATCTACTCTATTGAAGATTTAGCTCAACTTATTTTCGATCTAAAACAGATTAACCCTGATGCTAAAATTGCAGTAAAACTTGTTTCAACTGCAGGTGTTGGAACAATTGCAACAGGTGTTGCAAAAGCTTATGCTGATAAGATAATAATATCAGGTGGTGAAGGTGGAACTGGTGCAGCACCACTTAGCTCAATTAAATTTGCTGGAAATCCTTGGGAACTTGGTCTTGCTGAAGCTCATAACGCACTAAAAGCAAACCATTTAAGAAGTTTTGTTCATCTACAAACTGATGGAGGTTTAAAAACTGGACTTGATATTGTAAAAGCTGCACTTCTTGGAGCTGAAAGTTATGCTTTTGGTACAGGTGTTTTAACAATTCTTGGCTGTAAAATACTTAGAGTTTGCCATTTAAATAGATGTACTGTTGGTATAGCAACACAACATAAGTTTTTAAGAGATCATTATGTAGGTACTGTTGATAGACTTATAAACTATTTTACATTATTGGCTGAGGATGTCAGAGAGATACTAGCTAATCTGGGATATAGAAGTTTAGAAGAGATTATTGGAAGAAGCGATCTATTAAAGGTTGTTGAAACAAATTTTGCGAAAAAATTTGACTTTAGTTCAGTTCTTCAAAGATTAGAAGGACCTGATACTTGTCAAGTAAAATCCAATGAACCATTTGATAAAAATGAGTTTGAAAAAGAGGTATTAAAAGAGATATATCAAGCGATTGAAAATCCTGATTCTACTATAACAATTAGAAAAAAAATAGAAAATATAAATAGAAGTTTTGGCGCAAGAATTAGTGGTGAGATTGCAAAATATTATGGAGACAGCGGATTAAAAGATGGGACAATTAATATTGAATTAGAAGGTGTTGCAGGTCAAAGTCTTGGAGCATTTTTAATAAACGGAGTAAATATTTATCTAAAAGGTGCAGCAAACGATTATGTTGGAAAAGGAATGCATGGTGGTAAAATTGTAATAACTGGTAAAAAACATGGTGAAAAATTTTCACTTGCAGGAAATACATGTCTTTATGGAGCAACAGGTGGGAAACTTTTTGTTGCTGGGAGTGTAGGAGAGAGATTTGCTGTTAGAAACTCTGGAGCTTTGGCAGTAGTAGAAGGAACAGGCGATCATGCTTGTGAATATATGACTGGTGGAATAGTTGTTGTTCTTGGTAAAACAGGTATTAACTTTGGTGCAGGTATGACTGGAGGGCTTGCTTTTGTTTATGATAAAGAGCATGAATTTGCTGAAAAGATAAATCAAGAGCTGATTGAAGCAAGAAGAATTGATACTGATGAGTATGATGAGGCAAGGCATTATCTAAAAAGGCTTCTTAAAATCTATTATAATGAGACAAAAAGTGAAAAAGCAAAAAATATTTTAGAAAATTTTAGAATGGAACTTAGAAATTTCTGGATGGTACGACCAAAAGAGCTTACAAAAGTACCTCTAAACCTTGAGGAAGGGGAATAA